A genomic segment from Nicotiana sylvestris chromosome 1, ASM39365v2, whole genome shotgun sequence encodes:
- the LOC104242731 gene encoding uncharacterized protein — protein MSIDSATTSSPVDSTISHSIDSSHLLYVHPSNNPGSLLVPVTFNGTGYVSWKKNVLIALSAKNKTGLIDGRISQSSHDSPLYDQWVRCNNMVFAWLSNSLSKDIADSVLHCDTAREIWRDIEEMYGQSNASRYYQIQREIVAVSQGSSDIASYYTKLRKLWDELKTASFGPSCICGAEP, from the coding sequence ATGAGTATTGACTCAGCAACAACCTCCTCTCCGGTAGATTCCACCATTAGTCACTCAATAGACTCTTCACATCTTTTATATGTCCATCCATCTAATAATCCAGGAAGTCTACTTGTACCAGTAACCTTCAATGGAACTGGTTATGTGTCTTGGAAGAAAAATGTTCTTATTGCACTTTCTGCAAAGAACAAGACCGGGTTGATCGATGGAAGAATCTCCCAGTCATCACATGATTCCCCTCTAtatgaccagtgggtgagatgcAACAACATGGTGTTTGCATGGTTAAGTAATTCTTTGTCTAAAGATATTGCTGATAGTGTCTTACATTGTGACACTGCAAGAGAGATTTGGAGAGACATAGAGGAAATGTATGGGCAGTCTAATGCTAGTAGGTACTATCAGATTCAAAGAGAGATTGTTGCTGTCTCTCAAGGATCTTCTGATATTGCTAGTTACTACACCAAGCTTAGGAAGCTGTGGGATGAGTTAAAAACTGCCTCTTTTGGTCCATCTTGCATATGTGGGGCTGAGCCATAA
- the LOC138874504 gene encoding uncharacterized mitochondrial protein AtMg00810-like codes for MNYILLAGNDYDEMDALKSFLDQHFKIKDLGSVHYFLALKSPRDFLQEFHCLDVKLVLTPLDPHAKLTSEVGDPLPNPSLYRRPIGKLNFLQHTRPDISFSVQHLSQFLVSPKAYSDSDWVACPLSRKSVTGYYIVLRGSTISWKSKKQQTVSLSSAEAEYRALWKVAKVT; via the exons ATGAATTATATTCTCTTGGCTGGCAATGATTATGATGAAATGGATGCCCTGAAATCATTTCTAGATCAGCATTTTAAGATAAAGGATCTTGGTTCTGTCCACTACTTCTTGGCCTTAAAGTCACCAAG GGATTTCCTCCAAGAATTTCACTGTCTTGATGTGAAACTTGTTCTTACTCCACTTGATCCTCATGCCAAGCTCACCTCTGAAGTTGGAGATCCTCTTCCTAATCCATCATTGTATAGGAGACCCATTGGCAAGTTGAATTTTCTCCAACATACCAGGCCGGATATCTCCTTCTCAGTACAACATCTAAGTCAGTTCTTAGTTTCTCCTAAG GCCTACTCAGATTCAGATTGGGTTGCTTGCCCACTTTCTAGGAAGTCTGTGACTGGTTACTACATTGTTCTTAGGggttctactatttcttggaaaTCTAAGAAACAACAGACTGTTTCTTTATCTTCTGCTGAAGCAGAATATCGAGCCCTCTGGAAGGTTGCTAAGGTGACATAG